AAGTTGTTTTGGAATAGCCTGTTGAAAAAAGCGGTATTGTTGGTTAAATGGCATCAGGAGAGAGCGTCACCAGAGTCTGTTGATGGTGAGCGGGATCGGTCGTTATTGTTGAGTATGGGAGTATGACTGTGCAGCAGATTTTAACTCTTCAGGCCAAGGACGGAATGATTCTGGCAAAGGATGTACTGACCTCCGATGGCAGAGTTTTGTGTGGTAAGGGCACAGTCTTATCATCTTCCCTGCTGGCGCGATTTGAAAAAATGGGTATTGCGCAGGTTACTGTGGACGGACATCCGGTTACTATCCCCGGGGAGAAGTCGCTGCAGGAGGAGTTGTTGGAGGTTGAGGAGCGTTTTTCCGAGGTCAAGTCGATACCACCCTTGATGTACCTCAAAAAGCGGATTATGAAAAAAATGGTGGAATCGCGGAGTCATTGATGGAAGAGGTCAGACGTCAGGAATTTCGGACCGCGTTGCGCAAGACGAAGAATCTGCCGACTCTGCCGGGGATAATTGCCAAGTTGTGCAAGATGGCTGAAGATCCGGACATCTCTACCGAGCAGATGGGCAAGGTTATCAGCCAGGACTATGTTTTGTCGGCCAAACTATTGAAATTAGTCAATTCTGCCTTTTACGGTTTTCCTCAGCGGATCAGCTCAATCAGCAGCGCCATTATTCTTCTGGGCTTCAATGTGGTAAAGAGTCTGATCATCAGCGCTTCGATTTTTGAGGTGATGGAGGCTCAGGATGTTGAGTTATGGCAACACTCCTTGGGTTGTGCCGTGGTGTGCAATGTCATCGCCACCCGGCTCGGAGTCAAGGACCCGGAAGAGGTCAGTACCGCCGGGCTGATCCACGATATTGGCAAGATGGCGATTAAAATGGAACTTCCCGACGAGTATCAGATGATTAATCGTCTGATGCGGGATCGGGGAATATCCATGCGCCAGGCCGAGATGGAGGTGTTGGGGCTTGATCACGCCGAGGCCGGCGGTTGGCTGGCGAGTGGCTGGAACCTACCTAAGAAACTGATTGAGCCGGTGACCTGTCATCATGACCCTCGCCTGGCCCATGAAGAGCAGTTGGCCAGTTCCATTATTCATTTTGGCGATATTATGATCCGTGGCCTTGGCTATGGTCATGCCGGTGATAAAAAAGTGCCGATGCTGAGTAAGCGTGCCTGGGAGTTTCTTAATTTCAGTCCGACTGATATTGATGAGATCTTTAACCAGGTCGAGGAAAAGCTTTGGGATGTCAAGGGGTTCAGTCTGGAGATCAACGCTGACGAAATTATTCAGGTCAGAGATTAAGCATGACGCGGATTCTCGTGGCCGGTTCCCATATTTTGGAGAGGCAGGAGAGCCGTATCTCCCTTGAGGCTAAGGGGTATCAGCTTATTGTCGCTACAGATATCAAGACGGCGGTGGGCTTGTTTCTTGAGGATCCACCCGATCTGCTGATCGTTGAACGTGGTTTTGCCGGGAATGGTGAGCTGGATTTGGTCAGGGTTGCCAATGCCTGTCTGCAAAAAACCAATATTCCGATTATTCTGGTCTTACCTCGGGAAGAGATGGTAGCAGGCATTGATTGGCGGGTCTTGCCGGTGGACGATCTCCTGGAAAGGCCGGTGGCTCCGGAGGAGTTATTGCTTCGTATCCA
This Desulfobulbaceae bacterium DNA region includes the following protein-coding sequences:
- a CDS encoding HDOD domain-containing protein, translated to MEEVRRQEFRTALRKTKNLPTLPGIIAKLCKMAEDPDISTEQMGKVISQDYVLSAKLLKLVNSAFYGFPQRISSISSAIILLGFNVVKSLIISASIFEVMEAQDVELWQHSLGCAVVCNVIATRLGVKDPEEVSTAGLIHDIGKMAIKMELPDEYQMINRLMRDRGISMRQAEMEVLGLDHAEAGGWLASGWNLPKKLIEPVTCHHDPRLAHEEQLASSIIHFGDIMIRGLGYGHAGDKKVPMLSKRAWEFLNFSPTDIDEIFNQVEEKLWDVKGFSLEINADEIIQVRD